In the genome of Streptomyces sp. NBC_00259, the window GTGCTCGAACCGCATCTGCAGAACGTCGTCGTCTGCGTCGGTGCCGACGGCCGACCCGAGCAGGTCCTCTTCCGCGATCTGGAGGGCACCAAGCTGCTCCGGGGGCATCACGCCGCCGCGCTCGCCGCACTGCCCCCGGAGGTCGCCGGCCCCATGACGTACGACGACGGGCGAGGCTGGGACCGGGTGGTCTACTGCCTGCTGGTCAACCACGTGGCCGAGATGCTCGCCGCGCTCGCCGATCTGCACCCGCACGCCGAGACCGCGCTGTGGGGCGAGGTGCGCCGTACGCTCCGGCGCTGCGCCGACGCGCACGGCCACCCGCCGCGCCTGAGCGGCCTGCTCGCGGGCGTGCCACTGCCGGCCAAGGCCAATCTGCTCACGCGCTGGGCACGTTCGGCCGACCGCGAGGCGGGCTATGTCCGGCTGCCCTCTCCGCTCGCCGAGGACGTGCTGTCCGGGGCGGTACGCACCGACGACATCTGGAGCGCCCGATGACGCACCCGGCTTCCGTGACCAACTCTGCGACGGTCCCCGCCCCGGTGGCCGACGTGACGCCGCGGGTACGCGAGCACGCCCTGTCCCTCCCGTCCGAGGAACTGCCCGCCTATCTGTACGACCTGGCCGCACTGCGCGAGCACGCCGCGGCCGTGCGGTCGGCGCTGCCCGGGAGCGTAGAGCTGTACTACGCCGTCAAGGCCAATCCGGAACCGGAGATCCTCACGGCACTCTCGCCGTACGTGGACGGGTTCGAGGTCTCCTCGGGCGGCGAACTGGCCCACACCGGACGGGTCGTGCCGGATCGTCCGCTCGCGTTCGGAGGTCCCGGCAAGACACCCGCGGAGACGGCGGCGGCGCTGGCCGCGGGCGTGGCGCGGTTCCATGTCGAGAGCGTCCACGACCTGCGTATGCTGGCGGACCTCGCCGCACGGGTCGTGCCGGACTCACGGGTCGAGGTCCTGCTGCGCTTCAATCTTCCCCTCGCGGACGGGTCGTTGAGGACGAGCGCCCTGTCCATGGGTGGCAGGCCCACGCCGTTCGGCATGGATCCCTCCGAGGCCGACGACGTCATGCGGTTCCTCACCGACGGTTCGTGTCCGCGGCTGGAGCCGCGCGGTGTCCATGCCCATCTGGCGAGCGGCCTCGGTGCCGAGGCCCAGCTGGCGGTCGCCGAGTCCGTGCTGACCTGGTCCGTACGGCTCTTCGAGCGCCATCGCGTCCGGCTCCACGAGGTGAACGTCGGTGGCGGCATGACGGTCGACTACGCCGAGCCCGCCGCCCGGTTCGACTGGGCCGGCTACGGGGCCGGGCTCGCCCGTCTCGCCGCCGCCCACCCCGGCCCGCGGCTCCGCATCGAGCCGGGGCGCGCGCTCACCGCGTACTGCGGCTGGTACGCCACCGAGGTCCTGGATGTGAAGCGCAGCCACGGCGAGGAGTTCGCCGTGGTCCGCGGCGGTACGCACCATCTGCGCACGCCCGCGACGAAGGGCCATGACCAGCCCTGTGCGCTGCTGCCGGTGGCGGCCTGGCCCCACCCGTGGCCACGGCCGACGGCCCGGGGCGAACTGGTCACGCTGGCCGGCCAGTTGTGCACCCCGAAGGACGCGCTTGCCCGCGGCGTCACGGCGAGCGGCCTGCGGGCCGGGGACCGTGTGCTGTTCGGGCTCGCGGGGGCCTACGCGTGGAACATCTCCCACCACGACTTCCTCATGCACCCTCGGCCCGGTTTCCACTTCCTCGGCCGGTGAGCGTGTGGCGGGGGCGCGGCGCGGGTGAACTCCGTACGGGCGTGTCCGGTGCGGTGGGCGGGTCCGGTGCGGGCGGGTCCGGGGGCGTGCAGATGGCCGCCGCCCTCGGCGCCGCGCGGATGATCGCCGCGACCTGGTCGTAACCGCCCGGCGGGGTGCGGGGCACCCGGTGCGCGACGGCCGGTTCCGCGGTCACGGCCGGCTCGGCAGCCGGCTGCCCCGGCGGCAGGCACGGGCGGCGGCGAGGAGTTCCTGGACCCGGTCCCCGGCCTCGGCGGGTTCGCGCAGGGGCGAAGGGAAGGGCAGGTGGACGTCCTGGTGGGTGTGCGCGTGCTCGAGACGGAGGATCAGACCGTTCCGGTTCATGGCCAGCGGCCAGACCCGGATCACGCCCTGGAGCAGCCGCCCCTCGATCAGGCGCGTGAGCAGGGCGACGACGTCGCCGTGGTCGTCGACGAGATGGGTGAGCATGACGGCCTCGCAGCGGGCGAGCACGTCCGGCCTGGCCAGGGCGAGTTCGTCGAGGCCGACGGTGGTGGTGCCCGCGTCCGTTTCCAGGGCGTTGTGCGCGGTGTCCATGCGCAGCTCGGCGGTTCCGCACGGCCCCGGTGCCGTCCCGGCCGATGTCAGCCAGCCGGCGAGAGTGACGCGGGCGCGCACTCGATCGCGTACGGCCACCGGAGCGACATCGGTGAACTTCAGCACCGCGGCCAGCGCGCCACGCGGGGCCACCGCGGCCTCGACGGCCAGCCGGGAGTCGGCGGGCAGGTGCAGCAGGACCCGGCCGTCGTCGTCGACGCCGTGGAGTCCGCTGCCGATCAGCTCGCAGCTGAACGTGTCCGTGACCACGGTGAGCGATTCAGCGGCGGCCAGCACGGTGCGGACCTGCTCGCGCGCGCAGGCGTCGTCTGCAGTCATCCCGGAACCCCTCCGACGGTAAGGTAAGGCATACCTAACTTACCTCATCGCCCGGTACCCGGACGCATCAGCGGCACCCGGCTCGCGCTGCGGAGCGGGACCCGGCTCTCTAGGGTCATAGCGGAAGAGGACAGAGGCGCTCTGGGACGCCCTCCCACCCGAACCCGGAGGTCCCCATGCCTGAGCTGTTCATCGGCGGCAACTGGACCGCCGCGGTCGGCGGACAGCTGCGGGAGATCCGCTGTCCGGCCGACGGCACACTGGTGGCGTCCGTCGACGAGGCGGGACCCGAGGACGTCGCCGCGGCGATCGCCGCCGCCCGCGACGCCTTCGACCGCGGACCCTGGCCCGGCACCCCGGCCGCCGAGCGCGGCGCGCTGCTGCTGCGCGTCGGCGCCCTCCTGGAACGCGACCAGGACGCGCTCGCCCGGGCCGAATCACTCGACACGGGGAAACGGCTGGTCGAGAGCGAATACGACATGGCCGACATCGCCCGGTGCTTCCGCTACTTCGGAAGTCTCGTGGCGGCGGGCGGCGGTGACCGGATCGTCGACACCGGTCTCCCGGACGTCGACAGCCGGGTGGTGCACGAACCGGTCGGCGTGTGCTCCCTGATCACCCCGTGGAACTATCCGCTGCTGCAGACCGCGTGGAAGGTCGCTCCGGCCCTCGGCGCGGGCAACACCTTCGTCCTCAAGCCGAGTGAGCTGACCCCGCACACCGCCGTACTGCTGATGCGTCTGCTCGCCGAGGCGGGACTGCCCGACGGCGCCGCCAATCTGGTGCTCGGCGCGGGAGGCACCGTCGGCGCCCCGCTCACCGAGGACCCCCGGGTCGACCTCGTGTCGTTCACCGGCGGGCTCGTCACCGGCCGCCGCATCATGGCGGCAGCCGCGCCCACCGTGAAGAAGGTGGCCCTGGAACTCGGCGGCAAGAACCCGAACATCGTCTTCGCCGACGCCTCGTTCGACGCGGCCGTGGACTACGCGCTGACGGCCGTGTTCCTGCACTCCGGCCAGGTCTGCTCGGCCGGGGCACGGCTGCTGGTGCAGGACGAACTGCACGACGCGTTCGTCGCGGAGCTGGTCAAGCAGGCGGAGGCCATCGCGCTCGGCGGCCCCTTCGACGAGAACGCCCGCGCGGGCCCGCTGATCTCCGCCGCGCACCGCGACAAGATCGAGGCGTACGTCGAGGCCGGGCTCGCCGAGGGCGCGGTGCTGCGCTGCGGCGGCTCGCGTCCCGACGATCCGGCGCTCGCGGACGGCTTCTACTACCTGCCGACGGTGCTGGACGACTGCACGCCCGACATGTCGGTCGTACGCGACGAGTCGTTCGGGCCGGTGCTCACCGTGGAGACGTTCCGCGACGAGGACGAGGCGGTCGCGCTCGCCAACGACACGGTGTACGGACTGGCCGGAGCCGTCTGGACGGCGGACCCCGGCCGGGCGCACCGGGTCGCCTCGCGGCTGCGGGCCGGGACCGTGTGGATCAACGACTTCCATCCGTACGTACCGCAGGCGGAATGGGGCGGGATGAAGCAGTCCGGATTCGGCCGTGAGCTGGGCCCGGCCGGACTCGCCGAGTACCAGGAGGCCAAACACGTCTGGCGCAATCTCGCGCCGAGTCCACAGAGGTGGTTCGCATGACCACGAGTGCCGGGCGGGCGCCCTACGCGAAGGACCCGTCGCACGGCGGCGGCCACGACGACGACTCGTCGCTCGCGGAACTCGGCTACAAGCCGGAACTCAAGCGCACCCTCGGCAACTTCCACACCTTCGCCGCCGGGATCAGCTACATCTCGATCCTCACCGGCACCTTCCAGCTCTTCTACTTCGGTGTCGCGTTCGGCGGCCCGGCCTACTGGTGGTCCTGGCCGATGGTCTTCACCGGCCAGCTGATGGTGGCGCTGTGCTTCTGCGAGCTGGCCGCCCGGTACCCGGTCGCCGGTTCGGTCTACAACTGGGCGAAGAAGATGGGCGGCCCGCACGTCGGCTGGCTCGGCGGCTGGATGATGATGACGGCGACCATGGTGACGCTGTCGGCCGTGGCGCTGGCGTACCAGGTCACGCTGCCCCAGATCGACAGCTGGTTCCAGTTCGTCGGCGACGGCAGCGGCCCGTCCGACGCGGCGGCCAACGCCGTACTCCTCGGCACGGTCCTCATCGTCTTCTCGACCCTCGTCAACGCCTTCGGCGTCCAGCTCATGGCGCGCATCAACTCCGCGGGCGTCTTCATCGAACTGGTCGCCGCCGTCGCGCTGATCATCTGTCTCGGGGCGCACATCACCCGCGGCCCCAGCACGGTCCTCACCGACACCAACGGGCTCGGCGCGGGACAGCCCTGGGGCTACTTCGGCGCGTTCCTGACCGCGTCACTGGCGTCCGCGTACGTGATGTACGGATTCGACACGGCCTCCTCGCTCGGCGAGGAGTCCCACAACCCGGGGCGCAACTGCCCCCGCGCCATCCTCCGCGCGCTGGTCGCGTCCTTCCTCATCGGCGGACTGATCCTGCTCTTCGCCCTGATGTCCGTTCCGGATCTGAACGCGAAGGAACTGTCCACGGTCGGCCTGCAGTACGTGGTGCTCACCACGCTCGGCCCGACCGTCGGCGAGATCTTCCTGTGGTGCGTCGTCGTGGCGATCACCGTGTGCGTACTGGCCGTGCACGCCGCCGGTATCCGGCTGATGTTCGCCATGGCCCGGGACAACAACCTCCCCGCGGGCTCGGTGCTCGCCCGGGTCAGCCCGCGCTTCCGGACACCCGTCGTACCCGCGGTGGTGATCGGGCTGGTGGGTGTCGTCATCCTCGTCATCAACATCAACCAGCCACAGATCTTCTCGGTGATCACCAGCATCGCGATCATCATGATCTACATCGCCTATCTGCTGGTCACCACGCCCATGCTGATCCAGCGGCTGCGCGGCGACTGGAAGCCCGCCGAGGGCGCCTTCTCGCTCGGCAGGTTCGGGCTGCCCATCAACATCCTGGCCGTGCTGTGGGGCGCGGCCATGTCCCTGAACCTGGCCTGGCCGCGTGCCGAGGTCTACAACGCGACCGGGCCGCAGCACTGGTATCTGCGCTGGGGCGCCTTCCTGTTCATCGGCGTCGTCGCGCTCGGCGGGTTCACCTACTACTGGTTCGTGCAGCGGCACCGTACGGGCGTGCTCTCCGAGCACGCGTCCGAGGCCGTACGGACCGGTGATCCGACCACTCCGTGACGCCTCTCCGTGACGCCCGCGTGGCGTCCCTGACGACCTCCCTGACGCCTCCCTGACGACTCTGGAGTTCCGATGACCTCAGACACGCCCCGGCCGGAGTTCGACTACGTCGTGGTCGGGGGCGGCACGGCGGGAGCCGTTGTCGCCGCGCGGCTCTCCGAGGACCCGGACGTCAGCGTCTGTGTGGTGGAGGCAGGCCCCTCGGACGCCGGCGACGACAACATCCTCCGGCTGGACCGCTGGATGGCCCTGCTGGAGTCGGGCTACGACTGGGACTACCCCGTCGAACCGCAGGCGAACGGCAACAGCTTCCTGCGCCACGCCCGCGCCAAGGTCCTCGGCGGCTGTTCCTCGCACAACTCCTGCATCGCGTTCTGGGCGCCCGCCGAGGATCTGGACGAGTGGGCCGCGATGGGCTGCGCCGGCTGGCGCGCCGCGGACTGCTTCCCGCTCTACCGACGGCTGGAGAACAACGACGCGCCCGGCGACCACCACGGCCGCTCCGGCCCGGTGACGCTGCGCACGGTGCCCCCGAAGGACCCGTGCGGGCGGGCGCTGCTGGAGGCCTGCGCGGCGGCCGGCATTCCGACGACGCCGTTCAACACGGGTACGACGGTGGTGCGGGGCGCGCACTGGTTCCAGATCAACGCCCGCCCGGACGGCACCCGTTCGTCCGCGTCGGTGTCGTATCTGCATCCCGTCCTCGGCAAGCGGCCCAATCTGGAGGTACGGACCGGCATCCAGGCGCGGCGACTGCTCTTCGCCGACGACGGGCGCTGCACGGGGGTGGAGTACCTGGAGCCGGACACGATCCACACCGGTGTGGTCGGCGCCCGCCGCGAGGTGATCGTGTCCTGCGGGGCCATCGACTCACCGAAGCTGCTGATGCTGTCGGGCATCGGCCCGGCCGGGCACCTGCGGGACGTCGGGATCGACGTACGGGTCGACGCACCCGGGGTCGGTTCGCATCTGCAGGACCATCCCGAGGGCGTGATCATGTGGGAGGCGAAGCAGCCCATGGTCACGT includes:
- a CDS encoding type III PLP-dependent enzyme; protein product: MTNSATVPAPVADVTPRVREHALSLPSEELPAYLYDLAALREHAAAVRSALPGSVELYYAVKANPEPEILTALSPYVDGFEVSSGGELAHTGRVVPDRPLAFGGPGKTPAETAAALAAGVARFHVESVHDLRMLADLAARVVPDSRVEVLLRFNLPLADGSLRTSALSMGGRPTPFGMDPSEADDVMRFLTDGSCPRLEPRGVHAHLASGLGAEAQLAVAESVLTWSVRLFERHRVRLHEVNVGGGMTVDYAEPAARFDWAGYGAGLARLAAAHPGPRLRIEPGRALTAYCGWYATEVLDVKRSHGEEFAVVRGGTHHLRTPATKGHDQPCALLPVAAWPHPWPRPTARGELVTLAGQLCTPKDALARGVTASGLRAGDRVLFGLAGAYAWNISHHDFLMHPRPGFHFLGR
- a CDS encoding DUF2470 domain-containing protein, with the translated sequence MTADDACAREQVRTVLAAAESLTVVTDTFSCELIGSGLHGVDDDGRVLLHLPADSRLAVEAAVAPRGALAAVLKFTDVAPVAVRDRVRARVTLAGWLTSAGTAPGPCGTAELRMDTAHNALETDAGTTTVGLDELALARPDVLARCEAVMLTHLVDDHGDVVALLTRLIEGRLLQGVIRVWPLAMNRNGLILRLEHAHTHQDVHLPFPSPLREPAEAGDRVQELLAAARACRRGSRLPSRP
- a CDS encoding aldehyde dehydrogenase family protein; amino-acid sequence: MPELFIGGNWTAAVGGQLREIRCPADGTLVASVDEAGPEDVAAAIAAARDAFDRGPWPGTPAAERGALLLRVGALLERDQDALARAESLDTGKRLVESEYDMADIARCFRYFGSLVAAGGGDRIVDTGLPDVDSRVVHEPVGVCSLITPWNYPLLQTAWKVAPALGAGNTFVLKPSELTPHTAVLLMRLLAEAGLPDGAANLVLGAGGTVGAPLTEDPRVDLVSFTGGLVTGRRIMAAAAPTVKKVALELGGKNPNIVFADASFDAAVDYALTAVFLHSGQVCSAGARLLVQDELHDAFVAELVKQAEAIALGGPFDENARAGPLISAAHRDKIEAYVEAGLAEGAVLRCGGSRPDDPALADGFYYLPTVLDDCTPDMSVVRDESFGPVLTVETFRDEDEAVALANDTVYGLAGAVWTADPGRAHRVASRLRAGTVWINDFHPYVPQAEWGGMKQSGFGRELGPAGLAEYQEAKHVWRNLAPSPQRWFA
- a CDS encoding APC family permease, translated to MTTSAGRAPYAKDPSHGGGHDDDSSLAELGYKPELKRTLGNFHTFAAGISYISILTGTFQLFYFGVAFGGPAYWWSWPMVFTGQLMVALCFCELAARYPVAGSVYNWAKKMGGPHVGWLGGWMMMTATMVTLSAVALAYQVTLPQIDSWFQFVGDGSGPSDAAANAVLLGTVLIVFSTLVNAFGVQLMARINSAGVFIELVAAVALIICLGAHITRGPSTVLTDTNGLGAGQPWGYFGAFLTASLASAYVMYGFDTASSLGEESHNPGRNCPRAILRALVASFLIGGLILLFALMSVPDLNAKELSTVGLQYVVLTTLGPTVGEIFLWCVVVAITVCVLAVHAAGIRLMFAMARDNNLPAGSVLARVSPRFRTPVVPAVVIGLVGVVILVININQPQIFSVITSIAIIMIYIAYLLVTTPMLIQRLRGDWKPAEGAFSLGRFGLPINILAVLWGAAMSLNLAWPRAEVYNATGPQHWYLRWGAFLFIGVVALGGFTYYWFVQRHRTGVLSEHASEAVRTGDPTTP
- a CDS encoding GMC family oxidoreductase, whose product is MTSDTPRPEFDYVVVGGGTAGAVVAARLSEDPDVSVCVVEAGPSDAGDDNILRLDRWMALLESGYDWDYPVEPQANGNSFLRHARAKVLGGCSSHNSCIAFWAPAEDLDEWAAMGCAGWRAADCFPLYRRLENNDAPGDHHGRSGPVTLRTVPPKDPCGRALLEACAAAGIPTTPFNTGTTVVRGAHWFQINARPDGTRSSASVSYLHPVLGKRPNLEVRTGIQARRLLFADDGRCTGVEYLEPDTIHTGVVGARREVIVSCGAIDSPKLLMLSGIGPAGHLRDVGIDVRVDAPGVGSHLQDHPEGVIMWEAKQPMVTSSTQWWEIGVFAGTEPGLDRPDLMFHYGSVPFDMNTYRRGYPTSDNAFCLTPNVTRARSTGTVRLRTRDFRDKPKVDPRYFTHEHDIRVMTYGLRLAREIVAQAPMTDWAGAELAPGPGATSDNELFAYIRETHNTVYHPAGTVRMGADSAPDAPLDARLRVKGVRGLRVADASVMPFLTAVNPCITTMMIGEKCAELIREG